TCTGCGTCAGTTTTAGAGGACAGCTCGGCGGTAAGTCGGGTCGACAAGGTATTCTTCAAGCTTGAATCATTATTAAATCTTGCTGCAGGGTGTGTGATTGTCGCACTTGTGGCATTGGCCACGACCAACATACTAGGGCGCTGGCTGTTTTCAATGCCGATCAGCGGTTACATCGACTGGGTAGAACAGGCGATGGCGTTTATCGCCTTTTTAGGGATCGCGTACACGCAGCGTATGGGCGGACACATTAGGATGGATATCTTGGTCGGACGTTTCAAAGGTCGATGGTTGTGGTTCACTGAGTTCTTATCAAGTGTACTGATGCTCGTCGTCACTTTGCTACTTATTTACGGCTCTTACCTTCACTTTTGGCGAGCCTATTCTATTGGTGACTCTTCTGTTGATATCAATTTGCCCACTTGGCCTGCAAAGCTAGTCGTGCCATTTGCATTATCGGTGTTAGCACTGCGATTGATTTTGCAA
This is a stretch of genomic DNA from Vibrio maritimus. It encodes these proteins:
- a CDS encoding TRAP transporter small permease subunit; its protein translation is MSASVLEDSSAVSRVDKVFFKLESLLNLAAGCVIVALVALATTNILGRWLFSMPISGYIDWVEQAMAFIAFLGIAYTQRMGGHIRMDILVGRFKGRWLWFTEFLSSVLMLVVTLLLIYGSYLHFWRAYSIGDSSVDINLPTWPAKLVVPFALSVLALRLILQIWAYLRAIKRGDTKPVAVPMIESAAEVAAKEAETVSASDEGASK